In Nocardia yunnanensis, one DNA window encodes the following:
- a CDS encoding TetR/AcrR family transcriptional regulator — protein MSDRQTQILEAAVRVIAQDGVRGLRVEKLAAAAGVSTALIYYHFKDRAGILRAALAHIDHRAESYTEQAFADLTDPRAQVERMLLLELQDADDVRENSVAWGELRASAVFDPGLRESLRASTRSWNSDVETLVLHGQEIGSVPLDLDAAAVAERLTALVEGLSERWHSGSLTLERARVLLTGAIAAELGAAQAE, from the coding sequence GTGTCAGATCGTCAGACCCAGATCCTGGAAGCCGCCGTTCGAGTCATCGCCCAGGACGGCGTCCGCGGACTGCGCGTCGAGAAACTGGCCGCGGCCGCCGGGGTTTCCACCGCGCTGATCTACTACCACTTCAAGGATCGGGCCGGCATTCTGCGCGCCGCCCTCGCGCACATCGATCACCGCGCCGAGTCCTACACCGAGCAGGCGTTCGCCGATCTGACCGACCCGCGCGCTCAGGTCGAGCGCATGCTGCTGCTGGAACTGCAGGACGCCGACGACGTCCGCGAGAACAGCGTCGCCTGGGGTGAACTGCGCGCCAGTGCGGTCTTCGATCCCGGCCTGCGCGAATCATTGCGCGCCAGTACGCGATCCTGGAACTCCGATGTCGAGACGCTCGTGCTGCACGGCCAGGAAATCGGTTCCGTCCCACTGGATCTCGACGCCGCCGCCGTCGCCGAACGGCTGACCGCGCTCGTCGAGGGACTCAGCGAACGCTGGCACAGTGGCTCGCTCACCCTGGAGCGCGCTCGCGTCCTGCTCACGGGCGCCATTGCCGCGGAACTCGGTGCGGCCCAGGCCGAGTAG
- a CDS encoding agmatine deiminase family protein, with product MRRRGFMRSGMLAAGVLLLAGCHGSRSEGGPGSPAPDDGRTWVMPDEGGPHRRTWMAFGASEAIWGRQLLPQVRADLATIATAIARFEPVSMLVRAEDLDTARGLLSGANVELVTAELDDLWVRDTGPVFVKGTGAKAGVDFHFNGWGGKQQHRRDGEVAAFVAGRAGVETVRTDLVLEGGALEVDGGGTAIITESCVLNDNRNKGWTKAEVEDELRRVLGIEKVIWLPGIAGHDITDGHTDFYARFARPGVVVAGLDNDEESFDYDVTRRHLEILHHATDAKGRPLEIETLEAPSDLRYRGAGDDFAAGYINFYVCNGGVIAPQFGDARTDAAAKDTLRRLFPDREVVQIAIDGIAAGGGGIHCATQQEPVD from the coding sequence ATGCGACGACGCGGGTTCATGCGTTCCGGAATGCTGGCCGCGGGCGTACTGCTGCTCGCCGGCTGCCACGGGTCGCGGTCGGAGGGCGGCCCCGGCTCGCCCGCACCCGACGACGGCCGCACCTGGGTGATGCCCGACGAGGGCGGTCCGCACCGGCGCACCTGGATGGCCTTCGGGGCGAGCGAGGCCATCTGGGGACGGCAACTGCTACCGCAGGTCCGTGCGGATCTGGCTACCATCGCCACCGCCATCGCCCGGTTCGAACCGGTGTCGATGCTGGTACGCGCGGAAGACCTCGACACCGCGCGGGGTCTGCTCAGCGGCGCGAACGTCGAACTCGTCACCGCCGAACTCGACGATCTATGGGTTCGTGACACCGGGCCGGTGTTCGTGAAAGGCACCGGCGCCAAGGCCGGTGTGGACTTCCACTTCAACGGCTGGGGTGGCAAACAGCAGCATCGCCGTGACGGCGAGGTCGCCGCCTTCGTGGCCGGGCGTGCGGGCGTCGAGACGGTGCGTACCGATCTGGTGCTCGAGGGTGGGGCGCTGGAAGTGGATGGGGGCGGGACCGCGATCATCACCGAATCGTGTGTGCTGAACGACAATCGGAACAAAGGGTGGACGAAGGCCGAGGTCGAGGACGAATTGCGGCGGGTGCTGGGCATCGAGAAGGTGATCTGGCTGCCGGGGATCGCCGGGCACGACATCACCGACGGGCATACCGATTTCTATGCCCGCTTCGCCCGGCCGGGAGTGGTGGTCGCGGGGCTCGACAACGACGAGGAGTCCTTCGATTACGACGTGACGCGTCGCCACCTCGAAATCCTGCACCACGCCACCGACGCGAAGGGGCGCCCGCTCGAGATCGAAACCCTCGAAGCGCCAAGCGATCTGCGCTATCGGGGCGCCGGTGACGATTTCGCCGCCGGATACATCAACTTCTATGTCTGCAACGGCGGCGTGATCGCGCCGCAGTTCGGCGATGCGCGCACCGACGCGGCGGCGAAAGACACACTGCGGCGGCTGTTTCCGGACCGCGAGGTGGTGCAGATCGCCATCGACGGGATCGCCGCGGGCGGCGGCGGCATCCACTGCGCCACCCAGCAGGAACCCGTCGACTGA
- a CDS encoding winged helix-turn-helix transcriptional regulator, giving the protein MKRTSFARWPCSVARTMDLLGDWWTPLVLREAFYGVRRFDEFQGQLGIARNTLSDRLRRLVEEGLLEKRPYHSDPVWYEYVLTEKGRDFWDVLLVMSRWGDRWLADDDGPPIVLEHTVCGHETQPKVVCEHCEQPVPIEESRLRMGPGYPDRLRERPDIQERFARQAAK; this is encoded by the coding sequence ATGAAGCGTACGTCGTTCGCGCGATGGCCCTGTTCGGTGGCCCGGACCATGGATCTGCTCGGCGACTGGTGGACGCCGCTGGTGCTGCGCGAGGCCTTCTACGGCGTGCGCCGATTCGACGAGTTCCAGGGCCAGTTGGGAATCGCGCGCAATACGCTCAGCGACCGGTTGCGCCGGCTGGTCGAGGAGGGCCTGCTCGAGAAGCGGCCGTATCACAGCGACCCCGTCTGGTACGAGTACGTGCTCACCGAGAAGGGCCGCGACTTCTGGGATGTGCTGCTGGTGATGTCGCGCTGGGGCGATCGCTGGCTGGCCGACGACGACGGCCCGCCGATCGTGCTCGAGCACACCGTGTGCGGGCACGAGACCCAGCCGAAAGTGGTGTGCGAGCACTGCGAGCAGCCGGTGCCGATCGAGGAGTCGCGCCTGCGCATGGGCCCCGGCTACCCGGATCGCTTGCGCGAGCGACCCGACATCCAGGAGCGGTTCGCCCGCCAAGCCGCCAAGTAG
- a CDS encoding SRPBCC family protein: MEWTGARYADGPTAQAEIWIDATPEAVWALVSDITLMPELSTELQAAHWVSPDDSPGLGSTFVGTSKHDALGEWSTTSHVVEWDPPRVFAWAVSDPETPSATWRFTLEDSEGGTLLRQWVRMGPGRSGLSIAIEAMPDKEQKIVFVRMREFENAMRGVVAEIKRRAEAGAR, from the coding sequence ATGGAGTGGACCGGCGCCAGATATGCCGACGGACCGACGGCACAGGCCGAGATCTGGATCGACGCGACTCCCGAGGCGGTGTGGGCGCTCGTCTCCGACATCACGCTGATGCCGGAGTTGAGCACGGAATTGCAAGCGGCGCACTGGGTTTCGCCGGACGATTCACCCGGTCTCGGCAGCACGTTCGTCGGCACCAGCAAGCACGACGCACTCGGAGAGTGGTCCACGACCTCGCACGTGGTCGAGTGGGATCCGCCGCGGGTCTTCGCCTGGGCGGTCTCCGATCCCGAAACCCCCAGCGCCACCTGGCGTTTCACCCTGGAGGACAGCGAGGGCGGAACGCTGTTGCGCCAGTGGGTGCGGATGGGACCCGGCCGTTCCGGCCTGAGCATCGCCATCGAGGCCATGCCCGACAAGGAGCAGAAGATCGTGTTCGTCCGCATGCGGGAATTCGAGAACGCCATGCGGGGCGTGGTCGCCGAGATCAAGCGCCGGGCCGAGGCGGGTGCCCGCTGA
- a CDS encoding SulP family inorganic anion transporter translates to MSTDTDQPPRTSLPGLAGVIRHDLPASLVVFLVSLPLSIGIAVAVGAPVAAGLIAVVVGGIVAGLLGGSTLQVSGPTASLTVVVAESINQFGWPATCFITVLAGGLQILFGLSRIARGVLAIAPVVVHAMLAGIGIVIALQQVHVMMGGDTLTSSWDAIVGLPRQLASVHPGDLCIGLIVIAILIGWRRVPEPAGRVPAPLIAVVVATLLARVLPVRVEHITLNGSLLAELHLPQLPHGGWAQVALMAVTIALIASVETLLSAVAVDRMRQNSARRTDLDRELLGQGAANMVSGAIGGLPVAAVIVRSITNVKAGARSKASTMLHGVWILLFSVALVDVVRSIPKAALAGLLIVVGIQLIKLAHIRSARRTGDLVVYAATVLVVVFWNLLLGMVVGLVLAFALLLWRVVRVTVSAERLDERRWRVLVDGSFTFLALPKLTAELHKVPAGSDVLVEMTVDFMDHAAYDALRDWAELHRSEGGTVEFVEVGAVRMADAAHGPAARGHSRHLLDEALGPWRRHPGDVDRIVAGVAAYHRSHAHVMRPHLGVLRDGQEPDSLFVTCADSRIVPNVITNSGPGDLFTVRNVGNLIPRDAQDSSMEAALIYALDKLHVRSVVVCGHSGCGAMGALHSELVTGSQLDDWLAHARPSLDRFRLGHPVAAAAAAAGFGTVDQLGMVNVAVQLETLSAHPVVRRGVEERGVVLSGLFFDIASARVIEVTVDGIAEIDGVGRVAQPA, encoded by the coding sequence ATGTCCACCGACACCGATCAGCCTCCACGGACGTCGCTTCCCGGCCTCGCCGGTGTGATACGCCACGACCTGCCGGCCTCGCTCGTCGTCTTTCTCGTTTCCCTGCCCCTGTCCATCGGCATCGCGGTGGCCGTGGGCGCCCCGGTCGCCGCCGGACTCATCGCCGTCGTGGTGGGCGGCATCGTCGCCGGACTGCTGGGCGGCTCCACGCTGCAGGTCAGCGGGCCCACCGCCTCGCTGACCGTGGTCGTCGCCGAATCCATCAACCAATTCGGCTGGCCCGCCACCTGTTTCATCACCGTGCTGGCGGGCGGGCTGCAGATCCTGTTCGGGCTCAGCCGGATCGCGCGCGGCGTGCTGGCCATCGCCCCGGTCGTGGTGCACGCCATGCTCGCCGGGATCGGCATCGTCATCGCGCTGCAGCAGGTGCACGTGATGATGGGCGGCGACACCCTCACCTCCTCGTGGGACGCCATCGTCGGACTGCCGCGGCAGCTGGCCTCGGTTCACCCCGGCGACCTGTGCATCGGGTTGATCGTCATCGCCATCCTGATCGGCTGGCGGCGCGTGCCCGAACCCGCCGGCCGGGTGCCCGCGCCGCTGATCGCTGTTGTGGTCGCCACCCTGCTGGCGCGCGTGCTGCCGGTGCGGGTCGAGCACATCACCCTCAACGGCTCGCTGCTCGCCGAACTGCACCTGCCGCAGCTGCCGCACGGCGGCTGGGCGCAGGTGGCGCTGATGGCCGTCACCATCGCGCTCATCGCCAGCGTGGAGACCCTGCTCTCGGCCGTCGCCGTGGACCGGATGCGCCAGAACTCCGCGCGCCGAACCGATCTCGATCGCGAGCTGCTCGGGCAGGGCGCGGCCAATATGGTCTCCGGCGCGATCGGCGGCCTGCCGGTGGCCGCGGTCATCGTGCGCAGCATCACCAATGTCAAAGCGGGCGCGCGCAGTAAAGCCTCGACCATGCTGCACGGGGTGTGGATCCTGCTGTTCTCGGTGGCGCTGGTCGACGTGGTGCGCTCGATTCCCAAGGCGGCGCTGGCCGGACTGCTCATCGTGGTCGGCATCCAGCTCATCAAACTCGCCCACATCCGCAGCGCCCGGCGCACCGGCGACCTGGTCGTGTACGCGGCCACCGTGCTGGTGGTGGTGTTCTGGAATCTGTTGCTGGGCATGGTGGTCGGGCTGGTGCTGGCCTTCGCGCTGCTGCTGTGGCGGGTGGTGCGGGTGACCGTGAGCGCCGAGCGGCTCGACGAGCGGCGCTGGCGGGTTCTCGTCGACGGCAGCTTCACCTTCCTGGCGCTGCCCAAGCTCACCGCCGAACTGCACAAGGTCCCCGCGGGCAGCGACGTGCTGGTCGAGATGACCGTCGACTTCATGGACCACGCCGCCTACGACGCCCTGCGCGACTGGGCGGAGCTGCACCGAAGCGAAGGCGGCACAGTGGAATTCGTCGAAGTCGGCGCGGTGCGCATGGCCGACGCCGCCCATGGCCCGGCCGCGCGCGGCCATTCGCGCCACCTGCTCGACGAGGCCCTGGGCCCGTGGCGGCGCCACCCCGGCGACGTGGACCGCATCGTGGCGGGCGTGGCCGCCTACCACCGCAGTCACGCGCACGTCATGCGGCCGCATCTCGGCGTACTACGCGACGGTCAGGAACCCGACTCGCTTTTCGTCACGTGCGCGGACTCACGCATCGTGCCGAACGTGATCACCAACAGCGGGCCCGGGGACCTCTTCACGGTGCGCAATGTGGGCAACCTGATTCCGCGCGACGCCCAGGACTCGTCCATGGAGGCCGCGCTCATCTACGCGCTCGACAAGCTGCACGTCCGCTCGGTCGTGGTGTGCGGGCACTCCGGGTGCGGGGCCATGGGCGCGCTGCACAGCGAACTGGTCACCGGCTCGCAGCTCGACGACTGGCTCGCGCACGCACGGCCCAGTCTCGACCGGTTCCGGCTCGGACATCCGGTGGCGGCCGCGGCCGCGGCGGCCGGGTTCGGGACCGTCGATCAGCTGGGCATGGTGAACGTGGCGGTGCAGCTCGAGACGCTGTCCGCGCATCCGGTCGTGCGGCGCGGCGTCGAGGAACGCGGGGTCGTGCTGTCGGGACTGTTCTTCGACATCGCCAGCGCCCGGGTCATCGAGGTCACGGTGGACGGGATCGCCGAGATCGACGGCGTCGGGCGGGTTGCCCAACCCGCTTGA
- a CDS encoding maleylpyruvate isomerase family mycothiol-dependent enzyme, translated as MSDTGVGWLEPIEASTRRFAATVEALAGAEIGGASLIPPWTRGQVIAHVCRAGDSLVRLLEWARTGIETPQYSSMAARAAEIEAGAGRPVAEQLADVVAGAERFAAAVRALDAEAWTRQVRPRTGELRTPEKLVPMRLRELEIHHVDLNAGYTFADIPEPAARWILDDIADALARRESGRPALLLLATDSDFLRDLTGGGRASVEIVGTQANLLGWLSGRVPAEESGLTAERAEAVPPAPIWI; from the coding sequence GTGTCCGACACGGGTGTGGGGTGGCTGGAACCTATCGAGGCGTCTACGCGGCGGTTCGCGGCGACCGTCGAGGCACTGGCCGGGGCCGAGATCGGGGGCGCGTCCTTGATTCCGCCGTGGACGCGCGGGCAGGTGATCGCACATGTGTGCCGGGCGGGAGACAGCCTGGTGCGGCTGCTGGAGTGGGCGCGGACGGGGATCGAGACGCCGCAGTATTCGAGCATGGCGGCGCGGGCGGCGGAGATCGAGGCGGGGGCGGGGCGGCCGGTGGCCGAGCAGCTGGCCGATGTGGTGGCCGGGGCCGAGCGGTTCGCTGCGGCGGTGCGGGCGCTGGACGCCGAGGCGTGGACGCGGCAGGTGCGGCCGCGGACCGGGGAGTTGCGGACCCCGGAGAAGCTGGTGCCGATGCGATTGCGGGAGCTCGAGATCCATCACGTGGATCTCAACGCCGGATACACCTTCGCCGACATCCCGGAACCGGCCGCGCGCTGGATTCTCGACGATATCGCCGACGCCCTGGCCCGCCGCGAATCCGGCCGTCCCGCGCTGCTGCTGCTGGCGACGGACAGCGATTTCCTGCGCGATCTCACCGGCGGCGGCCGCGCGAGCGTGGAAATCGTCGGCACGCAGGCGAACCTGCTGGGCTGGCTGAGCGGCCGGGTACCCGCCGAGGAGTCGGGGTTGACCGCCGAACGCGCCGAGGCGGTCCCGCCCGCGCCGATCTGGATCTGA